In Poecile atricapillus isolate bPoeAtr1 chromosome W, bPoeAtr1.hap1, whole genome shotgun sequence, one DNA window encodes the following:
- the LOC131591756 gene encoding interleukin-15 receptor subunit alpha-like isoform X1 produces MARPLLPLLCATAALLLLRAAADTARCSRPKAVANARIEAGNRTELNSRLRYSCNPGYKRKAGTSSLIQCILWNGSEPRWTDPTLQCIRDPAHSWETPSMESTTQRAGRTDASPNSSPNSSPNSSPSPASSQSPVLPDGSRPPETIPTPDTSTLGEGRTPLPIPPTDHAAVSILSVGSSVGKLGKKSLIWETGAYLFFFKASNPFWELWELYSMTNGNGRGRERIQHPNSFLERRIPNFLPLGVGRAPCDGVWLLLELFWWNSSAVAWEMFLTPCLHPAGFLVLLASGIVAACCWRRKCTGQGYAVTETDIPMEAHPAGNEEVEPPVVVPTG; encoded by the exons CGCGATGCAGCCGCCCCAAAGCCGTGGCCAACGCTCGCATCGAGGCTGGGAATCGCACGGAGCTCAATTCCCGCCTGCGCTACTCCTGCAATCCCGGATATAAACGGAAAGCCGGGACCTCCAGCCTCATCCAGTGCATCCTCTGGAACGGCTCCGAGCCCCGCTGGACCGACCCCACGCTCCAGTGCATCC GAGATCCGGCTCATTCCTGGGAAACCCCCAGCATGGAGAGCACGACCCAGAGGG CAGGAAGAACCGATGCCAGCCCGAATTCCAGCCCGAATTCCAGCCCGaattccagcccctctccagcttccaGTCAGTCCCCTGTGCTGCCAGATGGATCCAGGCCGCCGGAGACGATTCCAACACCGGACACATCCAcgctgggagaggggagaacCCCGCTGCCCATCCCGCCCACGGATCACGCTGCAG tTTCCATCCTCTCTGTGGGCTCTTCCGTCGGtaagttgggaaaaaaatcgCTTATTTGGGAAACGGGGgcttatttattcttttttaaagctTCAAATCCCttttgggagctgtgggagctttATTCCATGACCAACGGGAatgggagggggagggaaaggattcagcacccaaattccttcctggaaagaagaattcccaattttctccctctgggggtggggagggcaCCTTGTGATGGTGTTTGGCTCCTTCTGGAGTTATTTTGGTGGAATTCCTCGGCCGTGGCTTGGGAGATGTTCCTCACTCCGTGTCTCCATCCTGCAGgattcctggtgctgctggcctcTGGAATTGTGGCcgcctgctgctggaggaggaa GTGCACCGGGCAGGGCTACGCGGTGACGGAGACGGATATTCCCATGGAAGCTCATCCCGCCGGGAATGAGGAGGTGGAGCCTCCCGTCGTCgtccccacaggctga
- the LOC131591756 gene encoding uncharacterized protein LOC131591756 isoform X4 has protein sequence MARPLLPLLCATAALLLLRAAADTARCSRPKAVANARIEAGNRTELNSRLRYSCNPGYKRKAGTSSLIQCILWNGSEPRWTDPTLQCIRDPAHSWETPSMESTTQRGEERDWDWDWDWSLGFGNPNIPVVGSDSRRLLKSQLSDECAEITELLFHFGNFKISHRFLSRKNRCQPEFQPEFQPEFQPLSSFQSVPCAARWIQAAGDDSNTGHIHAGRGENPAAHPAHGSRCSFHPLCGLFRRIPGAAGLWNCGRLLLEEEVHRAGLRGDGDGYSHGSSSRRE, from the exons CGCGATGCAGCCGCCCCAAAGCCGTGGCCAACGCTCGCATCGAGGCTGGGAATCGCACGGAGCTCAATTCCCGCCTGCGCTACTCCTGCAATCCCGGATATAAACGGAAAGCCGGGACCTCCAGCCTCATCCAGTGCATCCTCTGGAACGGCTCCGAGCCCCGCTGGACCGACCCCACGCTCCAGTGCATCC GAGATCCGGCTCATTCCTGGGAAACCCCCAGCATGGAGAGCACGACCCAGAGGGGTGAGGAacgggattgggattgggattgggattggagcCTGGGGTTTGGAAACCCCAACATTCCGGTGGTGGGATCCGATTCACGCCGTCTCCTGAAATCCCAGCTGTCGGATGAGTGTGCGGAAATAACggagctgcttttccattttgGGAATTTCAAGATTTCCCATCGTTTTCTCAGCAGGAAGAACCGATGCCAGCCCGAATTCCAGCCCGAATTCCAGCCCGaattccagcccctctccagcttccaGTCAGTCCCCTGTGCTGCCAGATGGATCCAGGCCGCCGGAGACGATTCCAACACCGGACACATCCAcgctgggagaggggagaacCCCGCTGCCCATCCCGCCCACGGATCACGCTGCAG tTTCCATCCTCTCTGTGGGCTCTTCCGTCG gattcctggtgctgctggcctcTGGAATTGTGGCcgcctgctgctggaggaggaa GTGCACCGGGCAGGGCTACGCGGTGACGGAGACGGATATTCCCATGGAAGCTCATCCCGCCGGGAATGA
- the LOC131591756 gene encoding uncharacterized protein LOC131591756 isoform X5, whose protein sequence is MARPLLPLLCATAALLLLRAAADTARCSRPKAVANARIEAGNRTELNSRLRYSCNPGYKRKAGTSSLIQCILWNGSEPRWTDPTLQCIRDPAHSWETPSMESTTQRGEERDWDWDWDWSLGFGNPNIPVVGSDSRRLLKSQLSDECAEITELLFHFGNFKISHRFLSRKNRCQPEFQPEFQPEFQPLSSFQSVPCAARWIQAAGDDSNTGHIHAGRGENPAAHPAHGSRCSFHPLCGLFRRCTGQGYAVTETDIPMEAHPAGNEEVEPPVVVPTG, encoded by the exons CGCGATGCAGCCGCCCCAAAGCCGTGGCCAACGCTCGCATCGAGGCTGGGAATCGCACGGAGCTCAATTCCCGCCTGCGCTACTCCTGCAATCCCGGATATAAACGGAAAGCCGGGACCTCCAGCCTCATCCAGTGCATCCTCTGGAACGGCTCCGAGCCCCGCTGGACCGACCCCACGCTCCAGTGCATCC GAGATCCGGCTCATTCCTGGGAAACCCCCAGCATGGAGAGCACGACCCAGAGGGGTGAGGAacgggattgggattgggattgggattggagcCTGGGGTTTGGAAACCCCAACATTCCGGTGGTGGGATCCGATTCACGCCGTCTCCTGAAATCCCAGCTGTCGGATGAGTGTGCGGAAATAACggagctgcttttccattttgGGAATTTCAAGATTTCCCATCGTTTTCTCAGCAGGAAGAACCGATGCCAGCCCGAATTCCAGCCCGAATTCCAGCCCGaattccagcccctctccagcttccaGTCAGTCCCCTGTGCTGCCAGATGGATCCAGGCCGCCGGAGACGATTCCAACACCGGACACATCCAcgctgggagaggggagaacCCCGCTGCCCATCCCGCCCACGGATCACGCTGCAG tTTCCATCCTCTCTGTGGGCTCTTCCGTCG GTGCACCGGGCAGGGCTACGCGGTGACGGAGACGGATATTCCCATGGAAGCTCATCCCGCCGGGAATGAGGAGGTGGAGCCTCCCGTCGTCgtccccacaggctga
- the LOC131591756 gene encoding uncharacterized protein LOC131591756 isoform X3, whose protein sequence is MARPLLPLLCATAALLLLRAAADTARCSRPKAVANARIEAGNRTELNSRLRYSCNPGYKRKAGTSSLIQCILWNGSEPRWTDPTLQCIRDPAHSWETPSMESTTQRGEERDWDWDWDWSLGFGNPNIPVVGSDSRRLLKSQLSDECAEITELLFHFGNFKISHRFLSRKNRCQPEFQPEFQPEFQPLSSFQSVPCAARWIQAAGDDSNTGHIHAGRGENPAAHPAHGSRCSFHPLCGLFRRIPGAAGLWNCGRLLLEEEVRMSFPKLLCFPKENLGMAPTLLFPPQVHRAGLRGDGDGYSHGSSSRRE, encoded by the exons CGCGATGCAGCCGCCCCAAAGCCGTGGCCAACGCTCGCATCGAGGCTGGGAATCGCACGGAGCTCAATTCCCGCCTGCGCTACTCCTGCAATCCCGGATATAAACGGAAAGCCGGGACCTCCAGCCTCATCCAGTGCATCCTCTGGAACGGCTCCGAGCCCCGCTGGACCGACCCCACGCTCCAGTGCATCC GAGATCCGGCTCATTCCTGGGAAACCCCCAGCATGGAGAGCACGACCCAGAGGGGTGAGGAacgggattgggattgggattgggattggagcCTGGGGTTTGGAAACCCCAACATTCCGGTGGTGGGATCCGATTCACGCCGTCTCCTGAAATCCCAGCTGTCGGATGAGTGTGCGGAAATAACggagctgcttttccattttgGGAATTTCAAGATTTCCCATCGTTTTCTCAGCAGGAAGAACCGATGCCAGCCCGAATTCCAGCCCGAATTCCAGCCCGaattccagcccctctccagcttccaGTCAGTCCCCTGTGCTGCCAGATGGATCCAGGCCGCCGGAGACGATTCCAACACCGGACACATCCAcgctgggagaggggagaacCCCGCTGCCCATCCCGCCCACGGATCACGCTGCAG tTTCCATCCTCTCTGTGGGCTCTTCCGTCG gattcctggtgctgctggcctcTGGAATTGTGGCcgcctgctgctggaggaggaagTAAGGATGAGTTTTCCAAAGCTTCTGtgctttccaaaggaaaaccTTGGAATGGCACCGACGCTCCTCTTCCCTCCGCAGGTGCACCGGGCAGGGCTACGCGGTGACGGAGACGGATATTCCCATGGAAGCTCATCCCGCCGGGAATGA
- the LOC131591756 gene encoding interleukin-15 receptor subunit alpha-like isoform X2 produces the protein MARPLLPLLCATAALLLLRAAADTARCSRPKAVANARIEAGNRTELNSRLRYSCNPGYKRKAGTSSLIQCILWNGSEPRWTDPTLQCIRDPAHSWETPSMESTTQRGRTDASPNSSPNSSPNSSPSPASSQSPVLPDGSRPPETIPTPDTSTLGEGRTPLPIPPTDHAAVSILSVGSSVGKLGKKSLIWETGAYLFFFKASNPFWELWELYSMTNGNGRGRERIQHPNSFLERRIPNFLPLGVGRAPCDGVWLLLELFWWNSSAVAWEMFLTPCLHPAGFLVLLASGIVAACCWRRKCTGQGYAVTETDIPMEAHPAGNEEVEPPVVVPTG, from the exons CGCGATGCAGCCGCCCCAAAGCCGTGGCCAACGCTCGCATCGAGGCTGGGAATCGCACGGAGCTCAATTCCCGCCTGCGCTACTCCTGCAATCCCGGATATAAACGGAAAGCCGGGACCTCCAGCCTCATCCAGTGCATCCTCTGGAACGGCTCCGAGCCCCGCTGGACCGACCCCACGCTCCAGTGCATCC GAGATCCGGCTCATTCCTGGGAAACCCCCAGCATGGAGAGCACGACCCAGAGGG GAAGAACCGATGCCAGCCCGAATTCCAGCCCGAATTCCAGCCCGaattccagcccctctccagcttccaGTCAGTCCCCTGTGCTGCCAGATGGATCCAGGCCGCCGGAGACGATTCCAACACCGGACACATCCAcgctgggagaggggagaacCCCGCTGCCCATCCCGCCCACGGATCACGCTGCAG tTTCCATCCTCTCTGTGGGCTCTTCCGTCGGtaagttgggaaaaaaatcgCTTATTTGGGAAACGGGGgcttatttattcttttttaaagctTCAAATCCCttttgggagctgtgggagctttATTCCATGACCAACGGGAatgggagggggagggaaaggattcagcacccaaattccttcctggaaagaagaattcccaattttctccctctgggggtggggagggcaCCTTGTGATGGTGTTTGGCTCCTTCTGGAGTTATTTTGGTGGAATTCCTCGGCCGTGGCTTGGGAGATGTTCCTCACTCCGTGTCTCCATCCTGCAGgattcctggtgctgctggcctcTGGAATTGTGGCcgcctgctgctggaggaggaa GTGCACCGGGCAGGGCTACGCGGTGACGGAGACGGATATTCCCATGGAAGCTCATCCCGCCGGGAATGAGGAGGTGGAGCCTCCCGTCGTCgtccccacaggctga